From the genome of Eucalyptus grandis isolate ANBG69807.140 chromosome 2, ASM1654582v1, whole genome shotgun sequence, one region includes:
- the LOC120290506 gene encoding uncharacterized protein LOC120290506, with the protein MAILTTLSFSELPSPKIPPFSSISRSPALLISSRIRRNSSNLVARHRRRARRKNPPEQPRPPPGNDMFTAVQMPAAPRRWDEDHDRLLNSMGAGNGDTLTANNDRETSTSTKNVLRKEKSYTSSISFLGSTCPQTMLQLRWSILFKVSWAFQEHAICMFQQSEDRNSVTFSSDSCYASVLSLILEKILLYLFFISGGIIHELDGRCCDSVPLSGYRRSLLGSSGSTFIELTMVT; encoded by the exons aTGGCAATCCTTACAACCCTCTCTTTCTCCGAACTGCCCTCCCCGAAGATCCCAcctttctcctccatctcccgCTCCCCTGCTCTCCTCATCTCGTCCCGCATTCGCAGGAACTCGTCGAACCTCGTCGCCCGGCACCGGAGACGAGCTCGCCGGAAGAACCCGCCGGAGCAGCCGCGGCCGCCGCCGGGTAACGACATGTTCACCGCCGTCCAGATGCCGGCGGCCCCTCGCCGGTGGGACGAGGATCATGACCGGTTGCTGAATTCTATGG GGGCAGGAAATGGCGATACGTTGACAGCAAACAATGACAGAGAAACAAGCACTTCCACTAAAAATGTTCTTCGCAAGGAAAAAAGCTATACGAGTTCAATAAGTTTTTTGGGGTCGACTTGTCCCCAGACAATGTTGCAGTTGCGATGGTCTATTTTGTTCAAGGTGTCTTGGGCCTTTCAAGAGCATGCAATCTGTATGTTCCAGCAGTCTGAAGATAGAAACTCAGTGACCTTTTCCTCTGATAGTTGTTATGCCTCTGTACTTTCCTTAATACTTGAGAAGATTCTCTTGtatctatttttcatttctggGGGAATTATTCACGAACTAGATGGTCGTTGCTGCGACTCCGTCCCACTTTCTGGTTACCGAAGATCATTACTTGGTTCTTCTGGGAGCACTTTCATCGAGCTTACAATGGTCACCTAG
- the LOC104424441 gene encoding disease resistance protein RPV1-like produces the protein MHALKHLVIENCPKIMALNIPQGDSSINNSISQLESLKIHQYHSSISFSFAKGRLAPLKALHIENCEGVESLEGIAVESLETMTINNCQNLRSLPQCLHTLSHLTQLDIYYCPALEIEDFPPLPVTLSSLVLKLCSKIKSIANCNIANCNNLTKLVIWKCPVLEIEDFPPLPITLQSLELWDCPMIKSLPNKWHRLMSLQKLRIFFCQNIKCFPKGGLPPKLRDLEITRLAALKQPVREWGLPLFTSLESLTVAFNMGGEGEKEWFPLEDKDAWSLFPSSLTSLSIYGLRNTERLSSGLRNHLSSLRWFFIRDCPKLRYLPEDGFPPSLQQLRIVDCKILKERCAKLTGDYWPLIEEIPEVHIW, from the coding sequence ATGCACGCACTCAAACATTTGGTGAtcgaaaattgtccaaaaatcatggCTCTAAACATTCCTCAAGGTGACTCGAGCATCAATAATTCGatttctcaacttgaatctcttaAGATACATCAATATCATTCTTCGATATCCTTTTCATTTGCCAAGGGTAGACTTGCTCCTTTGAAGGCACTTCATATAGAAAATTGTGAGGGAGTGGAGTCATTGGAAGGGATTGCCGTAGAATCGCTTGAAACAATGACAATTAACAATTGTCAAAATCTGAGAAGCTTACCACAATGCCTTCACACGCTCTCCCATCTCACTCAATTGGATATTTATTATTGTCCAGCACTGGAGATAGAGGACTTCCCTCCCCTTCCCGTAACCCTCTCGAGTCTTGTTCTTAAGCTTTGTTCTAAGATAAAGTCTATTGCCAACTGTAACATTGCCAACTGTAACAATCTCACTAAATTGGTTATATGGAAGTGTCCGGTATTGGAGATAGAGGACTTCCCACCCCTTCCCATCACCCTGCAGAGTCTTGAACTTTGGGATTGTCCGATGATAAAGTCCCTGCCAAATAAGTGGCATCGTCTTATGTCCCTCCAAAAGctaagaattttcttttgccaaaatATCAAATGCTTCCCCAAAGGAGGTCTGCCTCCCAAATTGCGAGACCTTGAAATTACGAGGCTCGCGGCTCTAAAGCAGCCAGTGAGAGAGTGGGGCTTACCCCTGTTCACATCTCTCGAGAGTCTGACCGTTGCGTTTAAcatgggaggggagggagagaaggagtGGTTTCCTTTGGAGGATAAGGATGCTTGGagtctctttccttcctctctaacCTCTCTTTCGATATATGGTTTGAGAAATACAGAAAGACTATCGAGCGGTCTCCGcaaccatctctcctctcttcgATGGTTTTTTATTAGAGATTGTCCTAAGTTGAGGtacttgccagaggatggcttccctccctccctccaacaaTTGCGCATAGTTGACTGCAAGATTCTGAAAGAGCGATGTGCAAAACTCACTGGTgactattggcccctcatcGAAGAGATCCCTGAGGTTCACATCTGGTGA
- the LOC120286297 gene encoding putative disease resistance RPP13-like protein 1, which produces MAIGEIVLGSFLASFFQALFDKLTSSTLSCAQRDGINTVSLEEWKDMLVTINAVLADAENKQLSGNHQVKLWLDRVKDLAYDMEDLLDGFAIKAAHIELQVESSTSRSLQKLKSLFLGQQHSLVSKTKIQEINCRLVTIVTGKANLSLRENVMDISNFTSKRDPTTSLPESQFFGREEEEAQILELLINDVQNSDAMLRIIPIVGMGGIGKTALAQRLYNDAGVNRCFDRKAWVCVSDVFDVFDITKNIFHSITGLSWQDKDLNGLQVKLRDNLSGKKFLVVLDDIWNDKYERWTAILKPFEAGLGKQDHYHDSQPCYCFHNKNVAVLFAGIVP; this is translated from the coding sequence ATGGCCATTGGAGAGATCGTTTTGGGTTCCTTTTTGGCTTCATTCTTTCAGGCCCTATTCGACAAGTTGACTTCGTCCACATTAAGTTGTGCACAACGAGATGGAATCAACACCGTCTCACTTGAGGAGTGGAAGGATATGCTGGTAACAATCAATGCAGTGTTGGCTGATGCAGAGAACAAGCAACTTAGTGGTAACCATCAAGTGAAGCTATGGCTAGATAGGGTAAAGGACTTGGCCTATGACATGGAAGACTTGCTCGATGGGTTTGCGATAAAAGCTGCTCATATTGAGTTACAGGTAGAATCTAGCACAAGTAGAAGTTTGCAAAAATTGAAGTCCCTTTTCTTAGGCCAACAACACTCGCTCGTGTCTAAAACCAAGATACAAGAGATCAATTGCAGGTTGGTAACGATTGTCACTGGAAAGGCTAATCTAAGCTTGAGAGAGAATGTTATGGACATATCCAACTTCACCAGTAAAAGGGATCCAACCACTTCTCTACCTGAGTCACAATTTTTTGgtagggaggaggaagaagcacAAATacttgaactattgataaatgatGTGCAAAATTCTGATGCCATGCTGAGAATAATCCCCATAGTTGGGATGGGCGGTATTGGAAAGACGGCCTTGGCTCAGCGGCTATATAATGATGCGGGAGTGAATAGATGTTTCGATAGGAAAGCATGGGTTTGTGTTTCGGatgtttttgatgtttttgacaTAACCAagaatattttccactcaatcACCGGGTTGTCATGGCAGGACAAAGATCTTAATGGGCTTCAAGTTAAGTTGAGGGACAATCTATCTgggaagaagtttcttgtggttttaGACGATATCTGGAATGACAAGTACGAAAGGTGGACTGCCATCTTGAAGCCATTTGAAGCGGGGCTAGGGAAGCAAGATCATTATCACGACTCGCAACCGTGCTATTGCTTCCATAACAAAAACGTTGCCGTATTGTTTGCCGGGATTGTCCCTTGA